In a single window of the Zonotrichia leucophrys gambelii isolate GWCS_2022_RI chromosome 2, RI_Zleu_2.0, whole genome shotgun sequence genome:
- the NEUROD6 gene encoding neurogenic differentiation factor 6, translated as MLTLPFDESVVMPESQMCRKFPRESDDQKQMKNTESFSKQIILRGKNIKRSPGEETEKEEEEEEREEEDENGLPRRRGLRKKKTSKIRMERIKFRRQEANARERNRMHGLNDALDNLRKVVPCYSKTQKLSKIETLRLAKNYIWALSEILRIGKRPDLLTFVQNLCKGLSQPTTNLVAGCLQLNARSFLMGQAGEGAHHTRTPYSTFYPPYHSPELGTPPGHGTLDNSKSMKPYNYCSTYESFYESTSPECASPQFEGPLSPPPINYNGIFSLKQEESLDYGKNYNYGMHYCAVPPRGPLGQSSMFRLPTESHFPYDLHLRSQSLTMQDELNAVFHN; from the coding sequence ATGTTAACACTACCATTTGATGAGTCTGTTGTAATGCCAGAATCCCAGATGTGTAGAAagtttcccagagaaagtgATGACCAAAAGCAAATGAAGAACACAGAAAGCTTTTCAAAGCAGATCATCCTCCGAGGAAAGAATATTAAAAGATCTCCtggagaagaaacagaaaaagaggaagaggaggaagagagagaagaggaggatgagaatGGCCTGCCAAGGCGAAGGggccttaggaaaaaaaagacaagcaaGATAAGGATGGAAAGGATTAAATTCAGGCGTCAAGAAGCCAATGCTAGAGAGAGGAACCGTATGCACGGCCTTAACGATGCTCTGGACAATTTAAGGAAAGTTGTCCCTTGTTATTCTAAAACACAAAAACTGTCTAAAATAGAAACTTTAAGACTAGCTAAGAACTATATTTGGGCTCTTTCTGAAATACTGCGAATTGGGAAGAGACCTGACCTGCTCACCTTTGTCCAAAACTTGTGCAAGGGTCTGTCCCAGCCAACTACAAACTTGGTGGCAGGATGCCTGCAGCTGAATGCCAGAAGTTTCCTGATGGGGCAGGCAGGTGAAGGTGCCCATCATACCCGCACACCCTACTCCACCTTCTATCCTCCCTACCACAGCCCGGAGCTTGGCACCCCCCCAGGGCATGGGACTCTCGACAACTCTAAGTCCATGAAACCATACAATTACTGCAGCACTTACGAGTCCTTCTACGAAAGCACATCCCCTGAGTGCGCCAGCCCACAGTTTGAAGGCCCCTTAAGTCCTCCCCCGATTAACTATAATGGGATATTTTCCCTGAAGCAAGAGGAAAGCTTGGACTATGGCAAAAATTACAATTATGGCATGCATTACTGTGCAGTGCCACCCAGGGGTCCCCTTGGGCAGAGCTCGATGTTCAGGTTGCCTACAgagagccacttcccttatGACTTACATCTGCGCAGCCAGTCTCTCACCATGCAAGATGAATTGAATGCAGTTTTTCATAATtaa